From Lolium perenne isolate Kyuss_39 chromosome 5, Kyuss_2.0, whole genome shotgun sequence, a single genomic window includes:
- the LOC127304520 gene encoding serine/threonine-protein kinase 54-like, whose amino-acid sequence MQHSGFLGGEYLRADMFDLDSLDVEVDKKTMAKLLATEKQRDRGDEEMEPWEIDLAKLEVHELISPGTFGSVYRATYDGKIVLAKLLDWGEDGFITEDEVAARRKALRKEVVVWKDLNHRNVTKFIGASMGTTDLNIPAENEDIAAYTDFPDRACCVVVEYIDGGTLRQYLYAHREEKLEYRVVVDLALDLAKGLSYLHSKDIVHRDVKAENMLLDSKRTLKIADFGVARIEAKDPAEMTGHTGTLGYMAPEVLEDKPYNRKCDVYSFGICLWAIYCCDMPYYPDLSFAETSSAIVHKKLRPTIPPCCPAPMAKIMKRCWDADPEKRPDMKEVVQLLEDLDTSNGGGMTPEGIAEGKNPGCFCMFRRRRG is encoded by the exons ATGCAGCACTCCGGCTTCCTCGGCGGTGAGTACTTGAGGGCCGACATGTTCGATCTCGACAGCCTTGACGTCGAGGTGGACAAGAAAACCATGGCCAAGCTTCTTGCCACGGAGAAGCAGCGAGACAGGGGCGACGAAGAGATGGAGCCTTGGGAGATCGACCTCGCCAAGCTGGAGGTTCACGAGTTGATATCACCAGGGACCTTCGGCTCCGTGTATCGCGCCACCTACGATGGCAAAATCGTCCTAG CTAAACTGTTAGACTGGGGCGAGGATGGTTTTATAACAGAAGATGAAGTCGCTGCTCGGCGCAAGGCCTTGAGGAAGGAGGTTGTAGTTTGGAAGGATCTCAACCACAGGAACGTTACAAAG TTCATTGGTGCATCAATGGGTACCACTGACCTTAACATTCCAGCTGAGAATGAGGATATCGCTGCATACACTGATTTTCCAGATAGAGCATGTTGTGTGGTTGTCGAGTATATCGACGGAGGTACACTTAGGCAATACCTATATGCGCACAGGGAGGAAAAACTGGAATACAGAGTTGTGGTTGATCTTGCATTGGATTTAGCCAAGGG ACTGAGCTATCTACATTCAAAAGATATCGTGCATCGGGATGTCAAAGCTGAAAATATGTTGCTTGATTCCAAACGAACCCTAAAGATCGCCGACTTTGGTGTTGCCCGTATAGAGGCTAAGGATCCAGCGGAAATGACAGGCCACACAGGCACACTGGGTTATATGGCCCCAGAG GTCCTTGAAGATAAGCCATACAATAGAAAGTGTGATGTTTACAGTTTTGGGATATGTCTATGGGCGATCTACTGCTGTGACATGCCGTACTACCCGGACCTCAGTTTTGCAGAGACCTCCTCTGCAATTGTTCATAAG AAACTGCGACCTACGATCCCACCCTGCTGCCCCGCCCCAATGGCGAAGATCATGAAGAGGTGCTGGGATGCTGACCCTGAGAAGCGTCCCGACATGAAGGAGGTGGTGCAGCTCCTAGAGGATCTGGACACAAGCAATGGCGGAGGCATGACCCCGGAAGGGATCGCGGAAGGGAAGAACCCTGGGTGCTTCTGCATGTTCAGACGACGTCGTGGTTGA